gaaatttgctgttttttttgGCTTGACACAATTTTTGAGTACATAGCAACAAGATAGTCCAAAAATCCCCAAATCTCGGGTGTAATCGATTAGAACAAATACGAAATTACCGACGACGTGGGTGACGACGTTTTTGAAGCATAATCCGTGTTATTTTGAGAAACCTTGGAAAACAAATTCGTGCAGATTCcgaaaaaataaatgtattctTAAAATAGCATTAAATTTTTCACGAATCAACGAGTACGATTATTGATTTAAGTTTTGCTATTTAACTTATAATGTTTTCTTGAAGAACTGTGCGAAAGAAACCGTACATAAATTGCGCGTGAAAACAGATTTGTGCGTATGAAATTCTCTATTGTACACTAAAATACATAGGAATACACGTGAATGTGTAGGGGTATGGTCAGCCCGAAGGTAGAAAAATATCTGTTAGACATCTGTTGACGCTCAAAATGTAACGACAAATGTTACAATATTTCCGGTCCAGTGCCTGGTATTTAATAAATGAAATTAACtgctccccggtgaacgactaaGTAGTTAAAACTGGGGTAACATtaataaatgaaaattattttatctctcTTTCATGTGAGACAAGTATtttaaatgagttttttttatttttataatgtATTTATGTTGTCGTTCCGTAACCATTCCAAGCCGGTGATAGTTAACTAATGCCACATGTGAATCGctcttacatattgttttgtttccaTCACGAATTATACTAGCTACCAATTTTCCATTGGGGTTGTCGTTCATTTTTGAACGGGAATAGAAACTTCAATAATGTGTAGTTAacgacattccaaataaaaataataaatgaaaatataaaTGTTACACGATGCATATGAATATAATAAGATAGGCTCTTTTAAACAATGTCGTTTTCACTTAAGAAAACTTAAACTAACCCAGGGTAGttccatcaaacaaacacttttcacgaaacagtGTTGGGTTCGtacttagcaacgagggttcTAGTTAATctaatataaaaaccaggttcgaaactaactcaattttcagtttaacaacgttgaaactaggttcgaaactggtttcaaacaaacggtttgacaccaGTATCGtaaaaactgggttaggtttggcattaaACGAAAAGATATAAATATCTGATGTTACCGTAAAACCAATAGAAGATATTTGCTCAGTGTAGTTAGAGAGaagaaatctcggttgatttttcattagggcgtataagcaagtgacattttctttttgtttactttctcttctattaattaccaagctgtttccacgtttatcactcagctctttgcatgaaatgatacccgaaacttttgaCTTTCAAGCagaatatagggtaacagaggtattttggcccactttaggattgattttattttggcccactttgtaaaaatatccaccaaatattgtaatatctttaaaaaccctttccgcaataggtaacttaatgtgattagctttaaattgatgcaaaataagttacttaacatcgataaaatccgatgaaatcgataaagtttgtaggtgggccaaaacatatgaagtggccaaaatacctctgttaccctagatatcaaagaaaatcttttcgatcacatcacaataatcgaaagagggagtgattaaagagaaactgtcacttgcttatacgccctaatgaaaaatcaaccgagaaatgctaacacgctcattcaatgttactctcaagtgagcaatttgtactcacttttgcttatttagttcaaatgtcaaaaagtgagtaatattgatttagaagaatgagtaacttcgactcagtttctaaatcgacaacaagttttactcacagaggtttgaaaacgttgtgtaaaaatttacgttcactgaacttttccctttgtcgAAGGCGGAACTTTCCCTTTGTCGGAAGCGGTACACATTAACAAAATGCTGCAATTCGCGCAGGTTGAAGACGATAAGTAAGCGTTCAGTCATATAGCAAgtattttctatattttttttctatataagaaTACATCAGAGCATTTCTACCAATGCTGTACAAAATGCCGTACGTGGGCAACGTAGGAAGGCAGACGGATCCTTTCCAATGGCCGATGAACAGGTAGCGAATTCGTTGGATATAAGTAAGTCAGTATTTGTTTAACGTAAAGAATTCCCTTTTCGAATCCCTTATTCAATTCGCATGCTATTGAGTCatatttactcactcgagctaactttaccatttgtagcactgagtaattgttactcagaatttgacaaataccatattcactcaaaagtgagtaaacaggttttactcactatagagtagttctacttttaacgaaagtgagtgaaattgtactcactttagagtaacattgaacgagcgtgaAGAGTactgtaataatcaaaagagtaagtaaacaaagagagtctGTCATTTTTACGTACTTGTAGGTTTTCTGTCGGTGGGTTAAAGTattattttcgatattttgatttatttttcgttatcgTCTGATTGAGATGGATGTGCAAGGAGCATTAAATGCTCCCCATTTACGCGTTAAAGTAAACACATTATggtaaaaatattgttttaattcTAATGCCTGCATGTATCAATCTTTTTCAGATTGTAGCTATAGTACACTTTATCTTTATTGTCTTTGCGCTTCAAAGTTATTGGTTGCCGTCAGCATATTCATTTTACAATCAAATTTATATTCTTTCGCTGTTTTGGTCAATCCACTGCAGGGAATCGATTGACGCCGTTCATCTGGTTAGCAAGTCAATTTGGTATTAGCGCATgattagttgatttttttttatttacaggCGTGTCTTATCAATGCATCGAGTTTTGTATTTGATTTAATAGGAATAATTGGATACTTTCCAGACAATGGAGGAATTTTCTCAGTTGTATTTGCTATGTTCAACTTGGCCCTTCGACCGTTTACATTATTAGTACTTCACAGAGAACTGATTGATCGTGGCGGCAGCTTGATGCTTATTACACAAGGATCCGGTGAAAGGCCAACGAGTTATGAGGATATTGACCGCCCGCATCAATCGTTTTCCCCAAACGTGTAAAAAGCATGTTGAACGTTTACTAACTTTTGATTCATAATTATACCAGTGTGATATTACAAGGATGAATAGTGTCATGAACAAAATGCTCATTATACGGAAAAGGTTTTTTCAATCGCCATGCTTGttatattttaaaacctacTCTATTGGCTTAGAATTAGTTTCGGTATGTGCAATAAATTGTTCCCAATAACGCATCTAAATTTTAATCAATCACTGTTTCTGTAACTGATTCCATAAAACTGTgaattgtatattttttatttcgagaaaaaactcattttgaaTCAATATAAATTTATTCGTGGTCGAGCAGACATAACCTAACAAATCATTTTGCTTTATTATAGAGGGTTTCACTTTGTAGTCGTTTGCCTCTTCTTCCGGAAAGAAAAACATGATTCCAAAGAAATGAACCAGATTGACTGCATAGCAGGTAAATTCTCCCATTCCGAATTATTTGAGAAATCATCATTGGCCATGATGTTCTCCTTTACAATGGTTGATGCATAATCtttcaaagttattcaaaaGCTGTCGACGAAGGGCCTCTCTTTGCTGTCTGATAGTATTGCTGCGTAGCTTGAATTGCAAAATGTGTTCTTGTGGAATAAAGTCAATTTCAGTATCGTCGTCTTCAGTTGAAGATTTATCCTAGTAAAAATAATAGCAATGAATTGAAGGAAAGATGATCAACGATAATATAAACATACCAACATTTCCTGAAGAGTCATAGTAGGTCGTGCTATTAGATTTGATCTCACGGCCAATGATGACATCGTCTTTGACGTTGTTGACTTATTTGATTGTATTGAACTGTCGTGATTACAAAAACCCTCTGAACATGCTACTTCTGAGCCCTCGGGAGTGCTAACAAGACTTGATGTTCTTGATTGAGGATGATAGAACTCTGTATTTTGGGGTTCAGATGAGTATCCTGCGTCGGTCAGTGTATAGGGTGTGGACGAGTTGTTCGAGTCCATTTCGTCACATGAGTTGTATATAGTGGAAGCTAAATCAGGTTCGGTGAAATCACAGTCCTTATTGTAATTAAAGCTCACACGCGACCCGTTAGTTTTCATAACGGAAACTTTATAAAGAGATAAGTTTTCATTCTTTTCGTGACTATGTTGTTCAGTCTTACAAATAAATTCTTTAGCTACCGGTTCCGTTTCACAACATTGAAGATTGTGTGATATATTGCCTAAGTGTCTTTTTTCATTTCGCTTCCGTCGTTTTTTTAACCTTTTCTGTTCCTTCTTGAGTTCCTTACATTTTTCTTCGCGGCTAATTTCTTGATAAAGTAATTCTAAGTTGCTTATTCCTTGTTTTTGTTCAACAGCCATATCGAAACTTCGATTCAATGCGTGTACTGCAACAGCTGACAACACGTCACACGCGTTCTCTTCTTCATGAAGACAAACACTTATTCGTCTTAGTTTTTCATAAAGACACATTCCTATGCATGTAAGAACTTCTTCTTGAGCGATTTCAAG
This genomic window from Malaya genurostris strain Urasoe2022 chromosome 1, Malgen_1.1, whole genome shotgun sequence contains:
- the LOC131426694 gene encoding type-1 angiotensin II receptor-associated protein-like; protein product: MDVQGALNAPHLRVKIVAIVHFIFIVFALQSYWLPSAYSFYNQIYILSLFWSIHCRESIDAVHLACLINASSFVFDLIGIIGYFPDNGGIFSVVFAMFNLALRPFTLLVLHRELIDRGGSLMLITQGSGERPTSYEDIDRPHQSFSPNV
- the LOC131426693 gene encoding gametogenetin-binding protein 2-like: MAKLTFLYRSDEVNCVKVSKRQLPLIGGDNLMMLMDLNSKGLIFDQPAIDGMELEEFTKKYQLLSPAELRASLQVSTADLMSILSQNVPCVGCRRSVERLFYQLMLSGHPTLDPVVITSKGILTINEDKIRCPQAICTLLYNHKTLLDGVVDNQLRNRKKNRCNLHSLESFRSRPFSETWKDLWDCMKQQCKDEVAVVEASELQTTLNTYLKKHRFCQECRSKVEKAYCLLVNESDPVNEKGYAAHLYSDIKRCLADKHIHLETKYEYIDSLIKRAEPELNGRIAKNRERHAKTLEIAQEEVLTCIGMCLYEKLRRISVCLHEEENACDVLSAVAVHALNRSFDMAVEQKQGISNLELLYQEISREEKCKELKKEQKRLKKRRKRNEKRHLGNISHNLQCCETEPVAKEFICKTEQHSHEKNENLSLYKVSVMKTNGSRVSFNYNKDCDFTEPDLASTIYNSCDEMDSNNSSTPYTLTDAGYSSEPQNTEFYHPQSRTSSLVSTPEGSEVACSEGFCNHDSSIQSNKSTTSKTMSSLAVRSNLIARPTMTLQEMLDKSSTEDDDTEIDFIPQEHILQFKLRSNTIRQQREALRRQLLNNFERLCINHCKGEHHGQ